The Lolium rigidum isolate FL_2022 chromosome 2, APGP_CSIRO_Lrig_0.1, whole genome shotgun sequence genomic interval AGCCCTGCTAGACACCTTCCGGGAACTGAAGACGCGCCACGAGGAGGTGTTCGACCTCTGTGGCCTCGCATGGATCGCCTGCGAGTTCGTGCGTCCCCTGCTGGTCAGGGCGTGCCATGGGTGGCAGCCGCTGCGTGATCCCTCGTTTGGGTTGGAACTAATGACGCAGTGGAAGGATTTTCTTCAGCAGCATCCGCAGCATTATGATTTCAGATCAGATTACATTGATCCATACACTCAGCTTCTGCTCGATGTGATTCTGCCGGTCGTCAGAGCATCGGGCGCTAACTCATGGGATGCCCGGGATCCCGAGCCGATGCTCCGGTTTCTTGAATCGTGGGAAGAGCTGCTACCACCAGTTGTGCTTGAATCAACGTTGGAGGATGTGATCATGCCGAAGCTCTCTGCCGCCATCGACTCTTGGGATCGCGAGAATGTGCCGATCCATGCGTGGGTGCACCCATGGCTGCCGATTCTGGGGCAAAGCAGGACAGAGACCCTGTGCCATTCTGTTCGGTACAAGCTGAGCACCGGCGTCCTCTGCTCATGGCAATCACACGACGCGTCGGCCTACGCCGCTCTATCTCCATGGAAGGGCGTGTTTGATCCGGCGAGCTGGGAGGCCATGATCACGCGGTACATCGTACCCAAGCTGAAGCTGGCACTGCAGGAGTTGCAGATCAGCCCGGCTGTTAACAGCCAGGAGCTCGACCAGTTCAACGACCGGGTGATGATCTGGTCTTCTGCTATCCCAGCGTACTGTATGGTTCATTTGTTGGAGGTGGAATTCTTCAGCAAATGGCTACTGGTTCTCTACCATTGGCTGCGCTCCACGGATCCTGATTTCGACGAGGTCGTGTACTGGTACAAGAGCTGGAGGGGGATTTTACCACCAGAGTTGATCGCACATCGTCGTGTACGGATGCTTCTGGCTGCTGGCCTTGTCATGAtggacaatgccgccgaagggcgTGAGGTGTTGCTGCCTGGGGCGGCAAGGGAGGCCACGGGGTGCCCGGAAGCAGCAGAGGATCAGCAGTTCGATGCGGCGCAGCGAGCACCACCGCAACAAGTGCCAGGAGCAGCCATGG includes:
- the LOC124685835 gene encoding septin and tuftelin-interacting protein 1 homolog 1-like isoform X2 — translated: MMANMGFKSGTGLGKDGQGIVAPLEGVSRPAHAGLGSVEEHRPFFHGKENLPPPPPPPAEEEPEPPRWSRKAAAARNSRAPGLVLSKSALLTTRAEQVQPMVVDRVIDMRGPQPRVLTDMTGLNDEQEMDLDEDLPMPELQYNLQVLVDQAAAGIRGLDEQLQREKEDVASLTREKNRLAEHEASHGHELQVMEAITGALEQVRADEAAGVLTPEALLDTFRELKTRHEEVFDLCGLAWIACEFVRPLLVRACHGWQPLRDPSFGLELMTQWKDFLQQHPQHYDFRSDYIDPYTQLLLDVILPVVRASGANSWDARDPEPMLRFLESWEELLPPVVLESTLEDVIMPKLSAAIDSWDRENVPIHAWVHPWLPILGQSRTETLCHSVRYKLSTGVLCSWQSHDASAYAALSPWKGVFDPASWEAMITRYIVPKLKLALQELQISPAVNSQELDQFNDRVMIWSSAIPAYCMVHLLEVEFFSKWLLVLYHWLRSTDPDFDEVVYWYKSWRGILPPELIAHRRVRMLLAAGLVMMDNAAEGREVLLPGAAREATGCPEAAEDQQFDAAQRAPPQQVPGAAMEDLSFKDRILAYAEEHGLKFMPSAGKFYNGVPVYEFGCIRVRLDSVKGLLFAQVQGSWSSVTLVQLMEMNRMATPC
- the LOC124685835 gene encoding septin and tuftelin-interacting protein 1 homolog 1-like isoform X1, encoding MDLDEDLPMPELQYNLQVLVDQAAAGIRGLDEQLQREKEDVASLTREKNRLAEHEASHGHELQVMEAITGALEQVRADEAAGVLTPEALLDTFRELKTRHEEVFDLCGLAWIACEFVRPLLVRACHGWQPLRDPSFGLELMTQWKDFLQQHPQHYDFRSDYIDPYTQLLLDVILPVVRASGANSWDARDPEPMLRFLESWEELLPPVVLESTLEDVIMPKLSAAIDSWDRENVPIHAWVHPWLPILGQSRTETLCHSVRYKLSTGVLCSWQSHDASAYAALSPWKGVFDPASWEAMITRYIVPKLKLALQELQISPAVNSQELDQFNDRVMIWSSAIPAYCMVHLLEVEFFSKWLLVLYHWLRSTDPDFDEVVYWYKSWRGILPPELIAHRRVRMLLAAGLVMMDNAAEGREVLLPGAAREATGCPEAAEDQQFDAAQRAPPQQVPGAAMEDLSFKDRILAYAEEHGLKFMPSAGKFYNGVPVYEFGCIRVRLDSVKGLLFAQVQGSWSSVTLVQLMEMNRMATPC